A genomic window from Yarrowia lipolytica chromosome 1D, complete sequence includes:
- a CDS encoding uncharacterized protein (Compare to YALI0D18656g, similar to uniprot|Q6CI22 Yarrowia lipolytica YALI0A02387g), which produces MSPNDSGNEHGIFPPRSQPAPPSTAPTASPSSRFTSLSPYPRPIGDHHSLEQTSFGSSPASANFQGPLSESWPGQFQQSDKFQQSREFQQSASLPGYEAVGHAPAHLVGDAHISGNGRPAHHAPQAPTTVEQKPRLQLLGSGVSITEGGEGVIPQEALFIGDPGFEPFRGVVVKPNNPGDDNHPWGAKYSDHGFERPGGEIGNCVTGYPLARFRQQLQGSELLEQVSQAVREVPRSAQETVSNTTNLPTAAASEAIPRTMFEGPQFPQAPGESRLLLPYEYQRGVQSGIKSGVLDGVPVHGVQNGVPVHGIPIGASPAHPLPPGLPPGLLPPLTHPLQHFPLQPLAPHHLPPQHIPQLHLSQQHLPLQPPFPPHSYYHYGPPHPMEFQPHQVSQHKPPVRPITPDPPILVLETQYGCLVEGPFSDGGCFGLKKKIANPPVPFETPVLKDDDSAIPAETLLK; this is translated from the coding sequence ATGTCGCCCAATGACTCTGGCAACGAGCATGGGATTTTCCCACCGCGGAGCCAGCCTGCTCCGCCCTCCACGGCTCCCACTGCGTCTCCGTCATCCCGTTTCACCTCTCTCTCGCCCTACCCGCGGCCCATCGGCGACCATCACTCGCTGGAACAGACATCGTTTGGGAGTTCTCCTGCTTCGGCGAATTTCCAGGGTCCTCTCAGTGAGTCGTGGCCAGGTCAGTTCCAGCAATCAGACAAGTTTCAGCAGTCACGCGAGTTTCAACAGTCAGCGTCGTTGCCAGGATATGAGGCGGTAGGTCATGCTCCAGCTCACCTTGTCGGCGATGCTCATATCTCCGGCAACGGTCGTCCAGCTCACCACGCTCCTCAAGCTCCAACAACAGTCGAACAAAAACCGCGGCTTCAACTGCTCGGCTCCGGAGTGTCCATCACTGAGGGCGGCGAGGGAGTCATTCCCCAGGAGGCTCTATTTATCGGCGACCCGGGATTCGAACCGTTCCGAGGAGTCGTAGTCAAGCCCAACAACCCGGGGGACGACAACCATCCCTGGGGTGCCAAGTATTCCGACCATGGGTTTGAGCGCCCCGGAGGCGAAATTGGAAACTGCGTGACCGGGTATCCTCTGGCGCGTTTCCGACAACAACTTCAGGGATCGGAACTGCTGGAACAGGTGTCTCAGGCGGTTCGAGAGGTTCCCCGAAGCGCACAGGAGACCGTCTCCAACACGACAAATCTGCCCACCGCCGCCGCCAGCGAGGCAATTCCACGCACGATGTTTGAAGGTCCCCAGTTTCCCCAGGCTCCGGGTGAGTCGCGTCTGCTGCTTCCTTATGAGTATCAACGTGGGGTCCAGAGTGGGATTAAGAGTGGAGTTCTGGACGGGGTTCCTGTCCACGGGGTTCAGAATGGAGTTCCTGTTCATGGGATCCCGATCGGTGCTTCCCCTGCTcatcctcttcctcctggTCTTCCTCCTGGACTTCTCCCTCCTCTCACCCACCCACTACAGCATTTTCCACTACAGCCCCTTGCCCCACATCATCTCCCTCCACAGCATATTCCTCAATTGCATCTCTCTCAACAGCATCTCCCCCTACAACCGCCCTTTCCTCCCCACTCGTATTACCACTACGGCCCTCCCCACCCCATGGAGTTCCAACCGCATCAAGTCTCCCAACACAAACCGCCGGTGCGGCCCATCACCCCCGATCCTCCCATCCTGGTTCTCGAAACGCAGTATGGATGTTTAGTAGAAGGACCTTTTTCCGACGGCGGCTGTTTTGgtctgaagaagaaaatTGCCAATCCGCCGGTGCCGTTTGAGACGCcggtgctcaaggacgacgaTTCGGCCATTCCCGCCGAGACTCTTCTCAAGTGA